In one Juglans regia cultivar Chandler chromosome 11, Walnut 2.0, whole genome shotgun sequence genomic region, the following are encoded:
- the LOC109003094 gene encoding pathogenesis-related homeodomain protein-like isoform X2 produces MRGTGKKLIYQESGKSCYSKAESGSKLIASLKFKKGRNISHCRKHKPKSKSHVKTIGSTLSKRSVTDPASREPKNDSIRRRFFRRKVLRKPTDSKSSRKNSPLGLQGEKALPNISKGKRKNVDGEVKITNLKKRKKKRRQKHSVELDEASRLHRRTRYLLIKMKLEQNLIDAYSGEGWKGQSREKIKPEKELQRAKKQILNCKLGIRDAIRQLDSLSSEGCIEDSVIAPDGSVYHEHIFCAKCKLREAFPDNDIILCDGTCNCAFHQKCLDPPLDSDNSDQGWFCKFCECKMDILEVVNAHLGTHFSMNSNWQDVFKEEAAFPNGENAILDPEEEWPSDDSDDDDYNPERRENSSMISGAESDDNVSDDISSSTSLSWSLDVEFFSGKEGMVCENNFANNGLDSDESTDGGIICGPRQRRAVDYKKLYDEMFGKDASAFEPVSEDEDWGPAKRKRREKESDAASTLMTLYESEQKRQNSETKELKKKLPLETSTRRPFFRIPHIAVEKLRQVFAENELPPRAVKENLSKELGLDPEKVSKWFKNARYLALKYRKEETGKQLRSFKESRLEKLKKKADNVMVSNDTSAEIMIHSPKNVKKVFHRKSPKSLGRVLKQKRQKRSSFMSPANGKKDTVEFNDDVSLKKLLEARTKERKRISVMARGGCQAAEVEMERLCKVMGRLETIKLKLLRLQNENARDSDKSHLFQESVIYVPIAELREKL; encoded by the exons ATGCGTGGTACTGGAAAGAAATTGATCTACCAAGAATCTGGCAAATCTTGTTATTCAAAGGCAGAGTCTGGGTCTAAGCTGATTGCATCATTGAAGTTTAAAAAGGGCAGGAATATATCCCATTGCAGAAAACacaaaccaaaatcaaaatctcATGTAAAGACAATTGGTTCAACGCTTTCAAAGAGGTCAGTTACTGACCCTGCTAGCAGGGAGCCCAAGAATGATTCTATAAGAAGAAGGTTTTTCCGTAGGAAAGTTCTGCGTAAACCAACTGATTCAAAGTCTTCAAGAAAGAATTCTCCATTGGGGCTTCAAGGTGAAAAGGCCTTGCCTAATATCTCCAAGGGAAAGAGGAAAAATGTTGATGGAGAGGTCAAAATTACAAATCttaagaagaggaagaagaagagaaggcaAAAGCATAGCGTGGAGCTCGATGAAGCTTCCCGTTTACACAGGAGAACAAGGTATCTGTTGATTAAAATGAAACTAGAGCAGAACCTTATCGATGCTTACTCTGGAGAAGGTTGGAAAGGTCAGAG TCGAGAAAAGATTAAGCCGGAAAAGGAACTACAACGAGCCAAGAAGCAGATATTGAATTGTAAACTTGGAATACGTGATGCAATTCGCCAGCTGGATTCACTTAGTTCAGAAGGATGCATTGAAGACTCTGTCATTGCTCCAGATGGATCTGTATACCATGAACAT ATATTCTGTGCAAAGTGCAAGTTACGTGAAGCTTTCCCAGATAATGATATTATACTATGTGACGGGACATGCAATTGTGCTTTCCACCAAAAATGCCTTGACCCTCCATTGGACAGTGACAATA GTGATCAGGGATGGTTTTGCAAATTTTGTGAGTGTAAGATGGACATTCTAGAAGTAGTGAATGCCCATCTTGGGACCCACTTCTCCATGAACAGTAATTGGCAG GATGTTTTCAAAGAAGAAGCTGCTTTCCCTAATGGTGAGAATGCAATATTAGATCCAGAGGAAGAATGGCCTTCAGAtgattctgatgatgatgattataatCCAGAGAGGAGGGAAAACAGTTCCATGATCAGTGGGGCAGAATCTGATGACAATGTGTCAGATGACATTAGTAGTTCTACTAGCCTGAGTTGGTCTTTGgatgttgaatttttttctGGAAAGGAAGGCATGGTGTGTGAAAACAATTTTGCTAATAACGGTTTAGATTCTGATGAATCCACCGACGGGGGAATTATATGCGGCCCTAGGCAGCGAAGAGCTGTTGACTATAAGAAGCTATACGAT GAAATGTTTGGAAAGGATGCTTCAGCTTTTGAACCAGTGAGTGAGGATGAAGACTGGGGTCCTGCTAAAAGAAAGCGGAGAGAAAAGGAGTCTGATGCAGCCAGCACCCTTATGACACTATATGAAAGTGAGCAGAAGCGTCAAAATTCTGAGACCaaagaattgaaaaagaaactccCACTAGAAACTTCAACCAGAAGGCCATTTTTCAGAATACCCCACATTGCGGTTGAG AAGCTTCGTCAAGTTTTCGCTGAGAATGAACTTCCCCCAAGAGCTGTCAAGGAGAATCTTTCAAAGGAATTGGGCCTTGATCCAGAAAAG GTTAGCAAATGGTTCAAAAATGCACGATACTTGGCACTTAAATACAGAAAG GAAGAGACAGGAAAGCAACTTCGTAGTTTTAAGGAATCCAGAttagaaaaattgaagaaaaaagctGACAATGTTATGGTATCAAACGATACCTCTGCAGAGATTATGATCCATAGCCCAAAGAATGTTAAAAAAGTTTTCCATAGAAAGAGCCCCAAGTCATTAGGCCGTGTTTTAAAGCAAAAGCGGCAGAAAAGATCTTCATTCATGTCACCTGCTAATGGCAAAAAG GATACAGTGGAATTCAACGATGATGTGAGCTTGAAGAAGCTTTTGGAAGCAAGAACtaaggagaggaagaggatcAGTGTCATGGCTAGGGGAGGATGTCAAGCAGCAGAGGTAGAAATGGAAAGACTTTGCAAAGTTATGGGTAGACTAGAGACCATAAAGCTGAAATTGCTGAGACTTCAAAATGAGAACGCCAGAGATTCTGATAAATCCCATTTATTTCAAGAGTCTGTGATTTATGTTCCCATAGCAGAGCTAAGGGAAAAACTTTGA
- the LOC109003094 gene encoding pathogenesis-related homeodomain protein-like isoform X1 — protein MRGTGKKLIYQESGKSCYSKAESGSKLIASLKFKKGRNISHCRKHKPKSKSHVKTIGSTLSKRSVTDPASREPKNDSIRRRFFRRKVLRKPTDSKSSRKNSPLGLQGEKALPNISKGKRKNVDGEVKITNLKKRKKKRRQKHSVELDEASRLHRRTRYLLIKMKLEQNLIDAYSGEGWKGQSREKIKPEKELQRAKKQILNCKLGIRDAIRQLDSLSSEGCIEDSVIAPDGSVYHEHIFCAKCKLREAFPDNDIILCDGTCNCAFHQKCLDPPLDSDNIPPGDQGWFCKFCECKMDILEVVNAHLGTHFSMNSNWQDVFKEEAAFPNGENAILDPEEEWPSDDSDDDDYNPERRENSSMISGAESDDNVSDDISSSTSLSWSLDVEFFSGKEGMVCENNFANNGLDSDESTDGGIICGPRQRRAVDYKKLYDEMFGKDASAFEPVSEDEDWGPAKRKRREKESDAASTLMTLYESEQKRQNSETKELKKKLPLETSTRRPFFRIPHIAVEKLRQVFAENELPPRAVKENLSKELGLDPEKVSKWFKNARYLALKYRKEETGKQLRSFKESRLEKLKKKADNVMVSNDTSAEIMIHSPKNVKKVFHRKSPKSLGRVLKQKRQKRSSFMSPANGKKDTVEFNDDVSLKKLLEARTKERKRISVMARGGCQAAEVEMERLCKVMGRLETIKLKLLRLQNENARDSDKSHLFQESVIYVPIAELREKL, from the exons ATGCGTGGTACTGGAAAGAAATTGATCTACCAAGAATCTGGCAAATCTTGTTATTCAAAGGCAGAGTCTGGGTCTAAGCTGATTGCATCATTGAAGTTTAAAAAGGGCAGGAATATATCCCATTGCAGAAAACacaaaccaaaatcaaaatctcATGTAAAGACAATTGGTTCAACGCTTTCAAAGAGGTCAGTTACTGACCCTGCTAGCAGGGAGCCCAAGAATGATTCTATAAGAAGAAGGTTTTTCCGTAGGAAAGTTCTGCGTAAACCAACTGATTCAAAGTCTTCAAGAAAGAATTCTCCATTGGGGCTTCAAGGTGAAAAGGCCTTGCCTAATATCTCCAAGGGAAAGAGGAAAAATGTTGATGGAGAGGTCAAAATTACAAATCttaagaagaggaagaagaagagaaggcaAAAGCATAGCGTGGAGCTCGATGAAGCTTCCCGTTTACACAGGAGAACAAGGTATCTGTTGATTAAAATGAAACTAGAGCAGAACCTTATCGATGCTTACTCTGGAGAAGGTTGGAAAGGTCAGAG TCGAGAAAAGATTAAGCCGGAAAAGGAACTACAACGAGCCAAGAAGCAGATATTGAATTGTAAACTTGGAATACGTGATGCAATTCGCCAGCTGGATTCACTTAGTTCAGAAGGATGCATTGAAGACTCTGTCATTGCTCCAGATGGATCTGTATACCATGAACAT ATATTCTGTGCAAAGTGCAAGTTACGTGAAGCTTTCCCAGATAATGATATTATACTATGTGACGGGACATGCAATTGTGCTTTCCACCAAAAATGCCTTGACCCTCCATTGGACAGTGACAATA TTCCTCCAGGTGATCAGGGATGGTTTTGCAAATTTTGTGAGTGTAAGATGGACATTCTAGAAGTAGTGAATGCCCATCTTGGGACCCACTTCTCCATGAACAGTAATTGGCAG GATGTTTTCAAAGAAGAAGCTGCTTTCCCTAATGGTGAGAATGCAATATTAGATCCAGAGGAAGAATGGCCTTCAGAtgattctgatgatgatgattataatCCAGAGAGGAGGGAAAACAGTTCCATGATCAGTGGGGCAGAATCTGATGACAATGTGTCAGATGACATTAGTAGTTCTACTAGCCTGAGTTGGTCTTTGgatgttgaatttttttctGGAAAGGAAGGCATGGTGTGTGAAAACAATTTTGCTAATAACGGTTTAGATTCTGATGAATCCACCGACGGGGGAATTATATGCGGCCCTAGGCAGCGAAGAGCTGTTGACTATAAGAAGCTATACGAT GAAATGTTTGGAAAGGATGCTTCAGCTTTTGAACCAGTGAGTGAGGATGAAGACTGGGGTCCTGCTAAAAGAAAGCGGAGAGAAAAGGAGTCTGATGCAGCCAGCACCCTTATGACACTATATGAAAGTGAGCAGAAGCGTCAAAATTCTGAGACCaaagaattgaaaaagaaactccCACTAGAAACTTCAACCAGAAGGCCATTTTTCAGAATACCCCACATTGCGGTTGAG AAGCTTCGTCAAGTTTTCGCTGAGAATGAACTTCCCCCAAGAGCTGTCAAGGAGAATCTTTCAAAGGAATTGGGCCTTGATCCAGAAAAG GTTAGCAAATGGTTCAAAAATGCACGATACTTGGCACTTAAATACAGAAAG GAAGAGACAGGAAAGCAACTTCGTAGTTTTAAGGAATCCAGAttagaaaaattgaagaaaaaagctGACAATGTTATGGTATCAAACGATACCTCTGCAGAGATTATGATCCATAGCCCAAAGAATGTTAAAAAAGTTTTCCATAGAAAGAGCCCCAAGTCATTAGGCCGTGTTTTAAAGCAAAAGCGGCAGAAAAGATCTTCATTCATGTCACCTGCTAATGGCAAAAAG GATACAGTGGAATTCAACGATGATGTGAGCTTGAAGAAGCTTTTGGAAGCAAGAACtaaggagaggaagaggatcAGTGTCATGGCTAGGGGAGGATGTCAAGCAGCAGAGGTAGAAATGGAAAGACTTTGCAAAGTTATGGGTAGACTAGAGACCATAAAGCTGAAATTGCTGAGACTTCAAAATGAGAACGCCAGAGATTCTGATAAATCCCATTTATTTCAAGAGTCTGTGATTTATGTTCCCATAGCAGAGCTAAGGGAAAAACTTTGA